The DNA sequence ACCTTCGTCGAAGCCGAGGGCCATGGCATCGTTCCGGTCGGCGCCGGCCACCAGGCGCTGGACGCCGCTCCAGAACGCCGCGCCCACGCACATCGCGCAGGGGTCGCAGGACGTGACCAACTCGTGCTCGGGCATGCCCTCCAGCCCCAGCGAGTAGCTACGCAGGCGCGCCTGGGCGGTCATGATCGCCATGACCTCCGCGTGCAGGCAGCTGTTGTGCTCGGGCACGACGCGGTTCAGGCCGACGCCCACGAGCAGCCCCGAGTCGCGCTCGAAAATGGCCGCGGCGAACGGCCCGCCCGTGCCCTGGCGTACCTGCTCGTGCACGAGGTCCACCACCCAGCGCATGCGGTCTTCGCCGTCGCGCAAACGCAGCGTCCAGTCGACGCGCTGCGCGAGCCAGTCGGGATGATTGATCG is a window from the Gemmatimonadota bacterium genome containing:
- a CDS encoding nucleoside deaminase produces the protein MSLPRISINHPDWLAQRVDWTLRLRDGEDRMRWVVDLVHEQVRQGTGGPFAAAIFERDSGLLVGVGLNRVVPEHNSCLHAEVMAIMTAQARLRSYSLGLEGMPEHELVTSCDPCAMCVGAAFWSGVQRLVAGADRNDAMALGFDEGPVFPETYAYLEERGVEVVRGVCRIDAAAALEAYVQRGGEIYNA